Proteins co-encoded in one Methanobrevibacter gottschalkii DSM 11977 genomic window:
- a CDS encoding beta-CASP ribonuclease aCPSF1 encodes MASDILEDIKKEILQKLPNKIQVSKVEFEGPEVVVYTKNPEIITENGDLIRSLAKELRKRIIIRSDKSALLDNESTINKIHEIVPDGAEITDIYFDTVTGEVVITAKKPGLVIGKYGVTSRNIVKNTGWAPKILRTPPISSDIIGKIRTIQKNSSKDRKKLLQRLGRQIHQGSKYPNDWARVTSMGGFKEVGRSSMLLQTPNSRVLLDCGVNVAASDNKNAFPYLNAPEFSIEELDAVIISHAHLDHCGFVPYLFHYGYDGPVYCTTPTRDLTTLLQFDHLDIAHREGNPLPFTSKHVKQAIKNTITLDYGEVTDISPDIRLTLHNAGHILGSAISHMHIGDGAHNLVYTGDFKYEPSRLLEPATIRFPRAETVIMESTYGGKEDIQPSRNNAEKEMMKTIYKTLKRGGKVLVPVFAVGRAQELMVVLEEYMRHGLIEEVPIYIDGMIWEATAIHTARPEYLSKDLRDQIFHMGRNPFVSDMFNKVQNHDQRKEIVESQDPAIILSTSGMLTGGNSVEYFKWLCEDERNTLIFVGYQSEGSMGRRVQKGWKEIPLEDDDGKTRIFNVEMEIKTINGFSGHSNRRQLMEYVKRLNPRPEKVITCHGDPYKTVDLASSIHRSYKIETKTPINLDCVRIH; translated from the coding sequence ATGGCTTCAGATATTTTAGAAGATATTAAAAAAGAGATTTTGCAAAAACTACCTAATAAGATTCAGGTTTCAAAAGTAGAATTCGAAGGACCTGAAGTAGTAGTTTATACCAAAAATCCAGAAATAATAACAGAAAATGGTGACTTAATAAGATCACTTGCAAAAGAACTTAGAAAAAGAATAATTATCAGATCAGATAAAAGCGCATTACTTGATAATGAATCAACAATAAATAAAATTCATGAAATTGTTCCAGACGGAGCTGAAATTACTGATATTTATTTTGATACTGTAACTGGAGAAGTAGTTATTACTGCTAAAAAACCAGGCCTCGTTATTGGAAAATATGGTGTCACTTCTAGAAATATTGTTAAAAATACCGGATGGGCTCCTAAAATATTAAGAACCCCACCAATAAGTTCAGACATTATTGGAAAAATTAGAACTATTCAAAAAAATAGTAGTAAAGACAGAAAAAAATTATTACAACGTCTTGGACGTCAAATTCACCAAGGAAGCAAATACCCAAATGACTGGGCACGAGTTACTTCAATGGGCGGATTTAAAGAAGTTGGACGTTCATCCATGCTCTTACAAACACCAAACAGTCGTGTTCTATTAGATTGTGGAGTAAACGTTGCTGCATCAGATAATAAAAATGCATTCCCTTATTTGAATGCGCCAGAATTTTCAATTGAAGAATTAGATGCAGTCATCATATCTCATGCTCACTTAGACCATTGCGGATTTGTACCTTACTTATTCCATTACGGATATGATGGACCAGTGTACTGTACAACCCCAACTAGAGATTTAACCACTCTTTTACAATTTGATCATCTGGATATTGCTCACAGAGAAGGTAACCCTTTACCATTTACATCAAAGCATGTAAAACAAGCAATTAAAAATACAATAACATTAGATTATGGTGAAGTGACTGACATCTCACCAGACATAAGATTAACATTGCATAATGCAGGACATATCTTAGGTTCAGCAATCTCCCATATGCACATTGGAGACGGAGCTCATAATTTAGTATATACTGGAGATTTTAAATACGAACCATCCAGATTACTTGAACCTGCAACCATACGTTTCCCACGTGCTGAAACAGTAATTATGGAAAGCACATATGGTGGAAAAGAAGATATTCAACCTTCCAGAAATAATGCTGAAAAAGAAATGATGAAAACAATCTATAAAACTCTTAAACGTGGTGGAAAAGTATTAGTTCCAGTATTTGCCGTAGGAAGAGCACAGGAACTTATGGTAGTTTTAGAAGAATACATGAGACATGGATTAATCGAAGAAGTGCCGATTTACATTGACGGAATGATTTGGGAAGCAACAGCAATTCACACAGCAAGACCAGAATACTTAAGTAAAGACTTAAGAGACCAAATTTTCCATATGGGCAGAAATCCATTTGTTTCAGACATGTTTAATAAAGTTCAAAACCATGACCAAAGAAAAGAAATTGTTGAAAGTCAAGACCCCGCAATTATCTTATCCACATCAGGTATGTTAACTGGAGGTAATTCAGTAGAATACTTCAAATGGTTATGTGAAGATGAAAGAAACACTTTAATCTTTGTAGGATATCAGTCCGAAGGTTCAATGGGTAGGAGAGTTCAAAAAGGTTGGAAAGAAATTCCACTTGAAGATGATGATGGGAAAACTAGAATTTTCAATGTTGAAATGGAAATTAAAACAATTAACGGATTCAGTGGTCATTCTAACAGAAGACAATTAATGGAATACGTTAAAAGACTTAATCCAAGACCTGAAAAGGTTATCACTTGTCATGGAGATCCATATAAAACTGTGGATCTTGCATCTTCAATACATAGAAGTTACAAGATTGAGACAAAAACTCCAATTAACTTAGATTGTGTAAGAATACATTAA
- the mptA gene encoding GTP cyclohydrolase MptA: protein MAVCLPDTQDDAPSIPIKLTRVGVTGVKKLLQLDRTNKRPIILLPTFDAFVDLPNDQKGVHMSRNPEAISEVLESVAKDPTVDIESLCAKIVEKMMTKHEYAKRVEISMTTDYMFMKESPVTKNKTQEMSKLIAKAIGFRDEKGNIKIRKSVGAEVIGMTVCPCAQESVRESDKNKLLEFLDEETTQKVLDTVTFASHNQRGIGTLLIEVPEDKKVKAEDLIDIIESSMSSPVCELLKRPDENATVMNAHRKPVFVEDCVRNMMEKIANKYANLPDDTLITARQENQESIHRHNAYAEKVTTMGELKSELDI, encoded by the coding sequence TTGGCAGTATGCTTACCCGATACTCAAGACGATGCTCCAAGTATACCTATAAAATTAACTAGAGTAGGTGTTACAGGAGTTAAAAAATTATTACAATTAGATAGAACAAATAAAAGACCAATAATTTTATTACCTACATTTGATGCATTTGTAGACTTGCCAAATGATCAAAAAGGAGTACACATGTCTAGAAACCCGGAAGCTATTAGTGAAGTACTTGAAAGTGTTGCTAAAGATCCAACTGTAGACATTGAATCATTATGTGCAAAAATTGTTGAAAAAATGATGACCAAACATGAATATGCAAAACGTGTTGAAATTTCAATGACAACAGACTACATGTTTATGAAAGAGTCACCTGTTACCAAAAATAAAACTCAGGAAATGAGTAAATTAATAGCAAAAGCTATTGGATTTAGAGATGAAAAGGGAAACATTAAAATCAGAAAAAGCGTTGGTGCAGAAGTTATTGGAATGACTGTTTGTCCATGTGCACAAGAATCTGTAAGAGAATCTGATAAAAATAAATTATTAGAATTCTTAGATGAAGAGACTACACAAAAAGTTTTAGATACTGTTACTTTTGCTTCACATAACCAAAGAGGCATTGGAACATTATTAATTGAAGTTCCAGAAGATAAAAAAGTTAAAGCGGAAGACCTTATAGACATTATCGAAAGTTCAATGAGTTCGCCTGTTTGTGAATTACTCAAAAGACCTGATGAAAATGCAACTGTTATGAATGCACATAGAAAACCTGTTTTTGTTGAAGATTGTGTTAGAAATATGATGGAAAAAATTGCTAATAAATATGCTAATTTGCCAGATGACACATTAATCACAGCACGTCAGGAAAATCAAGAAAGTATCCATAGACATAATGCATATGCTGAAAAAGTAACTACAATGGGCGAATTAAAATCTGAACTAGATATCTAA
- a CDS encoding tRNA (guanine(10)-N(2))-dimethyltransferase — MEEYKIKTIEEGLTKIEFPEFDKVSSDAPVFYNPHMELNRDLSILAIQVFQKEQKREINICDLFGGSGIRGIRYKNEIDGVGEISINDISETANHYEKHNIKLNNLEDIEVYQHDASMFLRMKRGEFDVIDIDPFGTPSPFLDSSGYCAKRNSLLCVTATDTSALCGTYKEPCIRKYNAKPYKSEYCHETGIRILAGFVALTLSKYAKCIDVKMSHSTEHYMRLYLEIKKGSKRTDETLNNIGYISHCKNCLHRQTSNGLASSIDAICPVCGEKLIHAGPLWLGPIQNGEFIQKMIEETENKKINSEKEALKLLNKCHDEANAPATFFDIHLICKTLKISAPKFDLILDELKKEGFIAVKTHFKPLGMKTDASIENIKNILIQLQSKI; from the coding sequence ATGGAAGAATATAAAATCAAAACTATTGAAGAAGGATTAACAAAAATTGAATTTCCAGAATTTGATAAGGTATCTTCTGATGCTCCAGTTTTTTACAATCCCCATATGGAATTAAATAGGGATTTATCAATACTTGCAATACAAGTATTCCAAAAAGAACAAAAAAGAGAAATAAATATTTGTGATTTATTTGGAGGAAGTGGAATACGAGGCATCCGTTATAAGAATGAAATTGACGGAGTAGGTGAAATTTCCATTAATGATATAAGTGAGACAGCAAATCATTACGAAAAACACAACATAAAATTAAACAATTTAGAAGATATTGAAGTATACCAACATGATGCAAGTATGTTTTTAAGAATGAAACGTGGAGAATTTGATGTAATTGATATTGATCCGTTTGGAACACCATCCCCATTTCTTGATTCATCCGGTTATTGTGCTAAAAGAAATTCCCTATTATGTGTTACAGCAACAGATACATCTGCCCTATGTGGAACCTATAAAGAACCGTGTATACGTAAATATAATGCAAAACCCTACAAAAGTGAATACTGTCATGAAACAGGAATTAGAATATTAGCAGGTTTTGTTGCACTAACTCTTTCAAAATATGCAAAATGCATTGATGTAAAAATGTCTCATAGTACTGAACATTACATGAGATTATACCTTGAAATTAAAAAAGGTTCAAAAAGAACAGATGAAACATTGAACAATATTGGTTATATTAGCCATTGTAAAAATTGTCTTCACAGACAAACAAGTAATGGCCTAGCTAGTTCTATTGATGCAATTTGTCCAGTTTGTGGTGAAAAACTAATTCATGCAGGCCCTTTATGGTTAGGCCCTATCCAAAATGGAGAATTTATTCAAAAAATGATTGAAGAAACTGAAAATAAAAAAATCAATAGTGAAAAAGAAGCTTTGAAATTATTAAATAAATGTCATGATGAAGCTAATGCTCCGGCAACATTCTTTGATATTCACCTCATCTGCAAAACATTAAAGATTAGTGCTCCAAAGTTCGACTTGATTTTAGATGAACTTAAAAAAGAAGGATTTATAGCAGTGAAAACCCATTTTAAACCATTAGGTATGAAAACAGATGCATCTATTGAGAATATTAAAAACATTCTTATCCAATTACAAAGTAAAATTTAA
- the psmB gene encoding archaeal proteasome endopeptidase complex subunit beta, giving the protein MKDKIVEGTTTVGITCKDGIVFATERRATMGNLVAHKVAEKIFKIDDHIATTIAGSVGDAQSLMKVIGAETSLYQMRNNDEISVKAAASLTANILRSGPMYVQILLGGMDEDEPSIYSLDPAGGMIKDNYISTGSGSIVAYGVLEDRFRDDLSVDEGLELAIRAIRAAAERDTYSGNGFLVAKVDKDGFEMLDNEKVKEILDKI; this is encoded by the coding sequence ATGAAAGATAAAATCGTAGAAGGTACAACAACCGTCGGAATTACTTGTAAAGATGGGATTGTATTCGCAACTGAAAGAAGAGCAACTATGGGAAATTTAGTAGCTCACAAAGTAGCAGAAAAAATATTTAAAATTGATGATCACATTGCAACAACCATTGCAGGTTCTGTTGGAGATGCGCAAAGTTTAATGAAAGTAATTGGTGCAGAAACCTCATTATATCAAATGAGAAACAATGATGAGATTAGTGTTAAAGCCGCAGCATCATTAACTGCAAACATTTTACGTTCAGGACCAATGTATGTTCAAATATTACTTGGAGGTATGGATGAAGATGAACCATCCATTTATTCATTAGATCCTGCTGGCGGTATGATTAAAGATAATTACATTTCAACTGGATCAGGATCCATCGTGGCTTACGGTGTTCTTGAAGACAGATTTAGAGATGATTTATCAGTTGATGAAGGACTTGAATTAGCTATAAGAGCTATCAGAGCTGCTGCCGAACGTGACACTTATTCTGGAAACGGATTTTTAGTCGCTAAAGTAGATAAAGACGGCTTTGAAATGTTAGATAATGAAAAAGTAAAAGAGATTTTGGATAAAATATAA
- the cofG gene encoding 7,8-didemethyl-8-hydroxy-5-deazariboflavin synthase subunit CofG, whose protein sequence is MQNKLNKEDILHILNATDNEIINYMLKTVQYRENHLITYSKNVFIPLTEICRNDCGYCNFKKKSDDPEAIILKTKQEVLESLKEAEKYGCKEALFTFGEDADKEEVVKLKLAEYGYEKMIDYIIDICQMTLDETSLLPHTNGGNFSFDDLKRLKEVNASLGLMLENTSNRLMELPAHNKSPGKNPKLRLETISNAGKLKIPYTTGILIGIGETKEEIAESLIAIRDLYDKYGHIQEVIIQNFTPIPGIEMENWPEPSFLDMIKTVIAGTLLFGDTDVSIQVPPNLNNETAQIFLLCGADDWGGVSPVSRDYVNITSPWPGINELKKLTIDAGFKLTERLCIYEKYINSEWLNDNLLKKASNLSKHQ, encoded by the coding sequence ATGCAAAATAAATTAAACAAAGAAGATATTCTCCATATTTTAAATGCAACAGATAATGAAATAATCAATTATATGTTAAAAACTGTTCAATATAGGGAGAATCACCTTATTACTTATTCTAAAAATGTATTCATACCATTAACTGAAATTTGCAGAAATGACTGTGGATACTGTAATTTTAAAAAAAAATCTGACGATCCTGAAGCTATAATTCTTAAAACAAAACAGGAAGTTTTGGAAAGTTTGAAAGAAGCTGAGAAATATGGTTGTAAAGAAGCTCTTTTTACTTTTGGTGAAGATGCTGATAAAGAAGAAGTTGTTAAACTCAAATTAGCCGAGTATGGCTATGAAAAAATGATAGACTACATCATAGACATATGTCAAATGACTTTAGATGAAACAAGTCTACTGCCACATACAAATGGTGGAAACTTTAGTTTTGATGATTTGAAAAGATTAAAAGAAGTCAATGCATCTCTAGGATTAATGCTTGAGAACACATCAAATAGATTAATGGAATTGCCTGCACATAATAAAAGTCCTGGAAAAAATCCGAAATTAAGACTTGAAACCATATCAAATGCTGGAAAACTTAAAATTCCATATACTACGGGAATATTAATTGGAATTGGAGAAACAAAAGAAGAAATTGCCGAATCGTTAATTGCAATTAGAGATTTGTATGACAAATATGGACATATTCAAGAAGTAATTATCCAAAATTTCACACCAATACCTGGAATTGAAATGGAAAATTGGCCAGAACCAAGTTTTTTAGATATGATTAAGACTGTAATTGCAGGAACTCTTTTATTTGGAGATACTGATGTAAGTATTCAAGTTCCCCCTAACTTAAACAATGAAACTGCACAAATATTCTTATTATGTGGTGCTGATGATTGGGGTGGAGTTTCACCAGTAAGTCGGGATTATGTGAATATCACATCTCCATGGCCAGGGATTAATGAACTTAAAAAATTAACAATTGATGCAGGTTTTAAATTAACTGAAAGATTATGTATTTATGAAAAATACATTAATAGCGAATGGTTAAATGATAATTTATTAAAAAAAGCATCTAATTTATCAAAGCATCAATAA
- a CDS encoding class I SAM-dependent methyltransferase, protein MKYKKIGDILILDNKYSDNNFDELSRKHNVKTIMKIDHIQGTKREPIYKILYGEETETIHRENGCLFKLDLSKVMWSKGNNNERLRIAKLVDDDETVLDMFAGIGYFSIPIGVHSNPKKIIPIEINPNSYHFLCENIRLNKLTNVTPILGDCMMKTPKFKADRILMGYVKTTHHYLKIAIDSLNKGGILHYHETVPEKLINTRPIERIKAQAGNRDVELLKINKIKRYAPGVEHVVIDALIN, encoded by the coding sequence ATGAAATATAAAAAAATTGGTGATATTTTAATTTTAGATAATAAATACTCAGATAATAATTTTGATGAATTATCTAGGAAGCATAATGTAAAAACTATAATGAAAATTGACCATATTCAAGGAACTAAAAGAGAACCAATTTATAAAATTCTTTATGGGGAAGAAACTGAAACAATACACAGGGAAAATGGTTGTTTATTTAAATTAGATTTAAGTAAAGTAATGTGGTCTAAAGGTAATAATAATGAAAGATTAAGAATTGCTAAGTTAGTTGATGATGATGAAACCGTACTTGACATGTTTGCAGGTATTGGCTATTTCTCCATTCCCATTGGTGTTCACTCAAATCCAAAAAAAATTATTCCAATTGAAATAAATCCAAATTCTTATCATTTTTTATGTGAAAATATTAGATTAAATAAATTAACTAATGTAACTCCTATTTTAGGAGATTGTATGATGAAAACTCCTAAATTTAAGGCGGATAGGATTTTAATGGGATATGTAAAAACAACTCATCATTATTTAAAAATAGCTATTGATAGTCTAAATAAAGGAGGAATTCTTCATTATCATGAAACAGTTCCAGAAAAATTAATAAATACCCGGCCCATAGAAAGAATTAAAGCTCAAGCCGGAAATAGGGATGTTGAATTATTAAAAATAAATAAAATAAAAAGATATGCTCCTGGAGTAGAGCATGTTGTTATTGATGCTTTGATAAATTAG
- the comC gene encoding L-sulfolactate dehydrogenase: MKIMMDNETALVKEILKELGASKEDQELVAEATVDADLKGFTSHGLGRFPQYLISIKAGTINLDENITIEKETPAMALINGNSGFGQAVSYKAMQIAIKKAKEMGIACVGVHNTNHFGVTGFYSDLALRENCIGLVIANTDPAIAPIGGKVPLIGTNPIALGIPSDSYITVDMATSVTARGKILESKRKGLDLPDGWALDANGNPTNDPEEALKGSILPFGGFKGYALSLLIEILTGPLVQAGYGHEVTGTASPDKNCTKGDLYIVIDPSKFGDFDEFKANTEDFISQVRSTGENIPVPGDLEVKRVKEAETNGISIDEKLYEQLKRICDDLNIDLDSYLEE; this comes from the coding sequence ATGAAAATAATGATGGATAATGAGACAGCTCTTGTAAAAGAAATATTAAAGGAATTAGGAGCTAGTAAAGAAGATCAGGAATTAGTTGCAGAAGCTACAGTTGATGCAGATTTAAAAGGATTCACATCACACGGACTCGGCAGATTCCCACAATACCTTATTAGTATTAAAGCCGGAACAATTAACCTAGATGAAAATATTACAATCGAAAAAGAAACTCCTGCAATGGCATTGATTAACGGTAACAGCGGATTTGGACAAGCAGTATCCTACAAAGCCATGCAAATCGCAATTAAAAAAGCAAAAGAAATGGGTATTGCATGTGTTGGTGTCCACAATACTAACCACTTTGGAGTTACTGGATTTTACAGTGACTTGGCTTTAAGAGAAAACTGTATTGGACTTGTAATCGCAAACACTGATCCGGCTATTGCTCCTATAGGAGGTAAAGTACCATTAATAGGAACTAACCCTATTGCTTTAGGTATTCCATCTGACAGTTACATTACTGTAGATATGGCAACATCAGTTACTGCACGTGGAAAAATACTTGAATCCAAAAGAAAAGGATTGGATTTGCCAGATGGATGGGCATTAGATGCAAATGGAAATCCAACTAATGACCCCGAAGAAGCATTGAAAGGATCAATTTTACCATTCGGTGGATTTAAAGGATATGCATTATCCTTATTGATTGAAATATTAACCGGACCATTAGTACAGGCAGGATATGGTCATGAAGTAACTGGTACCGCATCACCTGATAAAAATTGTACAAAAGGAGACTTATATATTGTAATCGATCCTTCCAAATTTGGTGACTTTGATGAGTTTAAAGCAAACACCGAAGACTTTATATCTCAAGTAAGATCTACTGGTGAAAATATCCCAGTGCCCGGTGATTTAGAAGTTAAAAGAGTCAAAGAAGCCGAAACTAATGGAATATCCATTGATGAAAAATTATACGAACAATTAAAAAGAATTTGTGACGATTTGAATATCGATTTAGATTCTTACCTAGAAGAATAG
- a CDS encoding Lrp/AsnC family transcriptional regulator has protein sequence MVKTKDNVIKLDDTDIKILKIINEDVRTSYRQISRSLDVSVGTVHNRIDKMVKSGVIKKFSPVIDHEKLGFVLTTIIGVRVKGGKLKNWEEKTFFNKNVVGIYDVTGEYDAFLIAKFRNTNELNGFIKELLKDPIIERTYTQTVLDVIKEDMGSSNIL, from the coding sequence ATGGTAAAAACAAAGGATAATGTTATCAAGTTAGATGATACTGATATCAAAATTTTAAAAATAATCAATGAGGATGTGAGAACTTCATATAGACAAATTTCACGTAGCTTAGATGTATCAGTAGGAACAGTTCATAACCGTATTGATAAAATGGTAAAATCTGGAGTTATTAAAAAATTCTCACCAGTTATTGATCATGAAAAATTAGGTTTCGTTTTAACCACCATTATCGGAGTAAGAGTAAAAGGTGGAAAACTCAAAAATTGGGAAGAAAAAACCTTTTTTAACAAAAATGTAGTTGGAATCTATGACGTTACTGGAGAATACGATGCATTCTTAATTGCAAAATTCAGAAACACAAACGAATTAAACGGATTTATTAAAGAATTGCTAAAAGATCCGATCATAGAAAGAACTTATACACAAACTGTTTTAGATGTTATTAAAGAAGATATGGGATCTTCAAACATTTTATAA
- the purM gene encoding phosphoribosylformylglycinamidine cyclo-ligase, translated as MVTYSESGVDIDLEAITVSKLADKLKSTLECRDIITDSGHYAALVKLGDKAIAMSTDGVGSKILIAEMMNKYDTVGIDCIAMVVNDILCVGAEPIALVDYLAVEKPDPERAAEIAEGLVKGANESKIAIIGGETASLPGIIKDFDLAGTGIGFVDIDKIITGESIQPGNVLIGINSNGIHSNGYSLARNAIFDKGGFSVDDKMPNGETTIGEELIRPTELYVKPIVALFKKEYNINGLAHITGGGFTNLRRLKKGVGYEINSLPEVPEIFKLIYEQGVDIKEMYKVFNMGVGFVVICDEEEAGKIMSTLDEYCNCQIIGKVTDDETIKVKSFEGSELEY; from the coding sequence ATGGTTACATATTCAGAATCAGGTGTTGATATTGATTTAGAAGCAATTACTGTTTCAAAATTAGCAGATAAACTCAAATCAACATTAGAATGTAGAGATATTATTACAGACAGTGGTCATTATGCAGCTTTAGTAAAATTAGGAGATAAAGCTATTGCAATGAGTACTGATGGTGTTGGAAGTAAAATTTTAATCGCAGAAATGATGAACAAATATGATACCGTAGGTATTGATTGTATTGCTATGGTTGTTAATGACATTTTATGTGTTGGGGCAGAACCAATAGCTTTAGTAGATTATCTTGCTGTTGAAAAACCAGATCCTGAAAGAGCAGCAGAAATTGCTGAAGGTCTTGTTAAAGGTGCTAATGAATCAAAAATTGCAATTATTGGTGGAGAAACAGCATCTCTTCCAGGAATCATTAAAGACTTTGATTTGGCAGGAACTGGTATTGGATTTGTAGACATTGATAAAATTATTACTGGTGAAAGTATACAGCCAGGAAATGTTTTAATTGGTATCAACAGTAATGGTATTCATTCTAACGGATACAGTTTAGCTAGAAATGCAATTTTTGATAAAGGGGGATTTTCTGTTGATGACAAAATGCCTAATGGTGAAACAACCATTGGTGAAGAATTAATTAGGCCGACTGAATTATATGTAAAACCTATTGTTGCTCTATTCAAAAAAGAATACAATATTAATGGTCTTGCTCATATTACTGGAGGGGGTTTCACTAACCTTAGACGTTTGAAAAAAGGTGTAGGATATGAGATCAACAGCCTTCCAGAAGTTCCAGAAATATTCAAACTTATTTACGAACAAGGAGTAGACATCAAAGAGATGTATAAAGTTTTCAACATGGGTGTCGGTTTTGTTGTTATCTGTGATGAAGAAGAAGCGGGAAAAATTATGAGTACTTTAGATGAATATTGTAACTGTCAAATCATTGGTAAAGTGACTGATGATGAAACAATCAAAGTTAAATCATTTGAAGGCAGTGAACTTGAATACTAA
- a CDS encoding DUF2120 family protein gives MKKSYEIAGQVMGFFESFKGSRPAINNDRILIVRGRSRKIIPINEFDSKLSEIGEILGGTELNASSEKISEILQYGDKNIQKSEGNTTSIDEHGFTRMKDELESMGLVVAYKVFELLGFDVVIAIWEDRNELPPLYVEVTVSEHED, from the coding sequence ATGAAAAAAAGTTATGAAATTGCAGGACAAGTAATGGGATTTTTTGAATCATTTAAAGGTTCAAGACCTGCAATTAACAATGATAGAATACTCATTGTTAGAGGAAGATCAAGGAAAATCATTCCAATAAATGAATTTGACTCCAAACTTAGTGAAATCGGAGAAATTCTTGGAGGGACCGAATTAAATGCAAGCTCTGAAAAGATTTCTGAAATATTGCAGTATGGAGACAAAAACATCCAAAAAAGTGAAGGAAATACTACCTCTATTGATGAACATGGATTTACCAGAATGAAAGATGAACTTGAATCAATGGGGCTTGTAGTTGCATATAAAGTGTTTGAACTCTTAGGCTTTGATGTGGTAATTGCCATATGGGAAGATAGAAACGAACTACCTCCATTATATGTGGAAGTGACTGTTTCAGAACATGAAGATTAA